The following DNA comes from Mesorhizobium sp. B2-1-8.
TGCCTGCTCACCTCCGCGCAGCGCGGATACAGCGACCAGGCGGCCTTCGCCATTCATCCTTCCGGCCTGTTCGCGCCGGTGACGTCGGCCGGGAGCATGGAGCGCGAGGCCGGCGACGATACGGCGCTTTCGATCCATCACTGGGCCGGCACATGGTGGACGCCGGAGCCGGCACCAAAATGGACGACCAAGCTGCGCAGCCGGGCCCACAGGTTCTGGTATCACCTGACGCGCGGAGCCTATCTGGATGAAGCGCAGGCAAAAGCCGGCGTCGACAGGGCGGTGCTGTCGGCGCCGCCGCCGTCGGGACAAAACATCGCTCTCCTGGTGCCGCTTCGCGATGCCGCCGACCTTATCCAGCCCTTTCTCGATGCGCTGGACGGGCTCGACTACCCCAAGGACCGAATCAAGCTGGTTTTCTGCGAAGGCGACAGCCTCGACGGAAGCTGGGAGCGGCTGCAGGCCTCGACCGCTGGATTGGTCGGCAAATATCGTGACATCGTCCTGCTGCGAAGACAGGTCGGCACCAGCCTCGATAGGGCAAAGCGGGCAAAGCACAGGATGCAGCGCGTCAGGCGCGGCGCGATCGCCAAGGTGCGAAATTACCTGATCGATCACGGACTCAGCGAGGACGACGACTGGGCGCTGTGGATCGACATCGACGTCTGGCGCTTTCCCGGCGATGTGCTGAACCGCCTGATCGCCGCGGGGCACCGCATCGCGGTGCCCAACTGCGTGAAGATCGCCGGTGGCGCCAGTTTCGACCTCAACAGCTTTGTCATCAGACGGCAAATCAAGGACTATCGCTATTACCGCGAGATACGCGGCGGCCTTCACCAGCCTCCCGTGCAAACGCCAAGCCGGTATCATCTCAGCGATGTCAGGCATCTCGACATCATCGGCCTCGATGCGGTCGGCGGAACAATGCTGCTGGTCGATGCCGCCTTGCATCGCGGCGGCCTTCGTTTCCCCGAAATTCCATACCGCGATCTGATCGAGACCGAAGCTTTTGGCCTCCTTGCCAACGACCTCGGCATCCGGCCGGTCGGCCTGCCCAAGCTGGAAATCCTACACGTCCCGTGGTGAGACGACGGCCCGAAGCTCTTCGCGCAGAGGCTGCAGATAGCTTTGCTGGCGCAGACGCCCCCATACATAGTTCCGGTCCGTCAAATGCGCGGCCTGCCTGATCCAGCGCCCCGGGGCATCGGGGTGTCGCACCTCGCGCCAATCATCGACGATGATGACAGGCAGGCCTTCGTAAAGCGGATCCAGCGGTGAAGTCTTGGTCACCACGATGCAGCCGAGATAAAGCAGTTCCCATGTCCGGTGACAGTCCAGGCCGTTTCCGGCGGTCGACAGCACGAGCGGATATTGCGAATAGAGCTGCCAGATCGAGCGCTGCGATACGTGTTGTCCTAGAAAATCGACATGCGGGCATCCGTCCAGAGCATCAAGCAATTCCCGACGCTCGCCAGACTCTTTGCTGATGCTGAAATCGCAAAATATCCTGGCCGGACGACGATCCGCACTCCCCTTCCCGCGCAGGGTTTTCAGTTGTCTCACCAGTCCGGCAGGCGTCGCCAGGGAACGTGGGGTGTGGAGATCCAGCCCGATCGGGAACGGCTTGACCCTGGGATGACCGCCGTCGTAGTTCTGGCTGTACCAGGAGACCAGATAGGGGTTGGCGAGAAGCCGCTCGACGGTGTCCTTGGTCAGATCCGAAGGCACCGAGCAATCACCGTCGGTCGTCAGCAGGATGAAGGGAGCCTTGATGGTGGGCAGGGCTATCCTGGCGAAAGTGTCGAGATCGCAATTTCGCGCAAGCCTGGCCAGGGTGCTCAACCGCACCCAGACGATGCCATGCGCGCCGCTATAATGGTCGCGGAAAAAAGCCTCGCTTTGCGTCGATTCGGTCGGCGCCCAGCGATACCAATCGGGTCCGGCGAAGTCGCAGAAGTGCCCGATCCCTTGCGACCAAAGCACGGAAGGAACGCTGAAAAACCTCAGCGCCCCGGAACGGACGGCTTTCTTGAGTTTTGCCCGCCAACGCGACATGCCCATGGGCAACGCTTAGCCCAGACGCCGTTATGGCCGCAACGTGCTGCCGGCCTGTTTACACAGGCCAAGGCGGGCTCGTGGCCTCAGTCGTGCAGGTCCCGCGCAATCGGCGGACTGACCGAGAATCCGGAGAACGTGACCTCGAAACCCTCACGCTGCGGCGAACAGCACATCATGCCGACGTCGACCATCTTCGAGATCGGGAAATAGGCGAGCCGCACCGGCTTCCAATGACCGTCGGAAGCGTCGAGATACTGGACACGGATCGCTTCGCCGTGGCGGGTCAGG
Coding sequences within:
- a CDS encoding glycosyltransferase is translated as MIPPILHQTWKTDIVPARFQAYADSWKRHNPHWTVMFWSDRMLLEFVAEHYPDYLPMFCGYANGVQRSDAARYMLLHHFGGVYADIDCECVAPFDAIMNQTRVVLCKEPASHAAVQADFRGLPYLLFNGTIASPPGHPFWMHLLSMMSRLAAAKDVLDATGPCLLTSAQRGYSDQAAFAIHPSGLFAPVTSAGSMEREAGDDTALSIHHWAGTWWTPEPAPKWTTKLRSRAHRFWYHLTRGAYLDEAQAKAGVDRAVLSAPPPSGQNIALLVPLRDAADLIQPFLDALDGLDYPKDRIKLVFCEGDSLDGSWERLQASTAGLVGKYRDIVLLRRQVGTSLDRAKRAKHRMQRVRRGAIAKVRNYLIDHGLSEDDDWALWIDIDVWRFPGDVLNRLIAAGHRIAVPNCVKIAGGASFDLNSFVIRRQIKDYRYYREIRGGLHQPPVQTPSRYHLSDVRHLDIIGLDAVGGTMLLVDAALHRGGLRFPEIPYRDLIETEAFGLLANDLGIRPVGLPKLEILHVPW